Genomic DNA from Perca flavescens isolate YP-PL-M2 chromosome 23, PFLA_1.0, whole genome shotgun sequence:
CTTACCCTTTAAGATCGTGCACCTCAGTCTCTGTTACCTCCACATGATGACACCAGaaagtcatcatcatcatcatcatcatcatcatcatcatcattattaaatCTCACACATTCCTTTGAACACTTGTGAAACATTCACTAATGCAGAGTTCCTCAGCTCGTTTATTTTTAGCGTGACGCGTCTTTGTAATCTGACTTCCTCTGGGGTTTCTGAGCAGCAAAAAATAGCTTCCAGGCATCAAATTGGACTTTTTGGGAACTGATGATGTgcaactgtctttattttcaatTGTCTAAACCGGCTTACTGATCTATTTTTGTAACAACAAAATTTACAGGCTGGTAATCTatgaaagttatttttagttcCAGTCCAATACTCAAATATGGGGAGTTAAAAATGCTTGAACATGTAAAGTTAAACaaatctggtgtgtgtgtgtgtgtctctgtgtgtgtgtgtgtgtgtgtgtgtgtgtgtgtgtgtgtgtgtgtgtgtgtgtgtgtgtctctttgtttgtgtctctgtgtgtgtctgtgtgtgtgtgtgtgtgtgtgtgcatctgtctgCCTCTGCAGCTCTACAATCAAAGCTGCCTAAGTCAGACATATATCCATCAAAAATCTAATAtttaagtcataaaaatgtccttTTGAAGGTTGAGAAACTCTGCATTGATGGCTTATGTCAGTAGAAGATTATATAAGTTCTTAAGTAAGACAATTAAAACCGAAAGATTTAACAGAAATCGTTGATATGCAGCTCACTGACGACCGTGTGTTAACTCTTTCATAATTTTGGCAGTTTGAAGCTCAAAActtcatatttttatataaaaaaacaaaacaaaataaaacaggatttTAATTTCATGTTGTCTCCGTTGCTGCATATCAAACAatcaaaaaaagattaaaaacaacaacagtgtcactttttttcatatatatatttttttttaaaacacaaaatgacCCACAGTCTATAgaaaagacttttattttgaaggtatCATCTGTCTGTTCGGCTGCTCTGATGATATGAAAAACTAGAAAAAACGTCATTTTTTTGGTCCCTTTCGCGGTGCAGACGCGTCTCAAAGCTTCGGCCTGAAAAACTCGACAAgtatgaacaaaaacacaagacaacCAGCGACCCTGATGTcgtttttcatttcaaatgttcttctttaaagtgattttatccttttaaaaaaataaaaattgtgaaGTTTGTAATTTTGCTCCCTCTCGGACCCACTGCATGTCTCACAAGTAGCACCTTCGTTAAgtgtttatttatcattttataagTTAATTAAAGggaactttttcttttttttcgtcAACAGCAGTTTGTGAAACTAACGTGTTGATGGTTGTTGACACACGGCTGCAGCACACATTCACAAAATCAACCTCCTCGGGAATATTAACGCAAGTTCACACAACATTTTGTCATCTTGAAAGCAGATATAAGTATTCCTGTATGTGCACatactttaaagtgcccatattatgaaaaaaaaataactttttctgggatttggggtgttattttgtgtctctggtgcatCCACATGCATACAAGCTTTGAAAAcaaccatccatggtgttctgagtgagatctggtttgtgtcttgccttcagtctcctggtaaGCCGGTAAAAATCTGCacagctttctacgtcactagccgacaCGAGGGGGCTAAcagcaaccgttagcatgctagcgctagcatgctacctcgttctcaatagcaaagcactgctacaacacacactagttcaccataatctccaaaagaactacttccatgtgctccctggtttagaagaagtctcccagctgatcctgccttggaactgactgaagttggagaaacagcctttcttttactgtctatggagctagctgacatctgatctacgatctgagctactgagcatgtgcgagtgccatcaaagatagtacagaagaaaagatgtcttactctgtagctaaaacagagacctgaacacagggtgaaaagaggagctgcagcaatgtgcagtacaacaaaaatatggtgttttttgaaaattaaatcatggaaacctattctggtgcaactgtaaaatacaattatgaacctgaaaatgagcataatatgggcgctttaactTTGCACAACGGATATAtacaaaaatgtacttttatggACAAAATATATGTAACATCTTCATGACACACTTGCCTTCCTTGCTCGCATCTTAGGCCGTGTTCCAGGCAATAGTAACGCGTGTTTTCACGACCTTCTTCCCGTGAAAGCGTCCTGGAACGGCAGTTAAACCAGTAACTTACTCGCCGTGAActggtaccagatggttgtactcccagttacagtttctgacgtcacacacacataaacaacgaTGGCGcaccctgttgatgctgtacagacgccagtgattaacggtgagaaataggaataaatagacataaataggcaacgtaaagtaattccgcacattgtaatcaataatacacatacgattgtgtactactacaggttacgtttattaaatgaagcccaaaatatgtcggcGACTAGAAATcactagtatcagctagcgctagccAACGTCAACactaggtagccgctagctaacgttaacattaggTAGCCTAACTTTAACCCTGCCAACGGCACAATGTTTAGCTAGCCAGCTCGTGACTTTTCATGGAATGCTACCATGTCGTGACTTGAATTTGTAACTTAggggctaaaaattgtgtccgGATGTATGTGGAGGAGTCGAGAACTAAATTTAATAGCCTTGAAataccaaccagacggccgaccagacggcagtaaagccagtcggactgatcagtctccccgagttggtccaaaaagttcctcagaactcaccgaagagacgagacgtaatagtctccataacagcaggcggcactaatcTGGATTGtggcccaaaaaatgaaaaccggcagctgattggacgaacgcgtcacatggggtctggtttctccggaaattcaaagccagactgtcatggcggctcgttcagaatctgatctcatattggactaaaatagttcaacgaaacgtgtttctgaaaacatgttaagagagaaataggctgtgcagttgctgaatctgtcttcatttcagatcaacaaaggtcagtttgaaagattttcgtcagattttgagaggctgcGAGCCGAGCCGAccactcgtcatttccggtaagtgttttaacataagtgtgtgttgggcactacggcagtaagttGTCGGTAAACCATTAGCAGTGTACTGACGGAAGTGTGCAGAATGAGACATAGACGTAGTGTTGGAATGTTGTGATGTTTGTAACGTAAAGAACAAACTTCTTGACTAACCTCTTCAAAACGAACACCAGAGCACttgtgaaatgaatgaaattcCCGCGGTGCACAGGTGTgcaagcgtggaacagatcgtgcagtgatTATCATCTTGCGCATGCATGTACATCTTGCGCATGTCAGATtgtgcaggcagcacagatcgcGTACCCACAGTCACCAAACTCAACGCACCAAACACGAATGGCGTCAATCAAGCAATCCAGGTGAAAcaagctgttaaaaaaaaaacagctgcgtTCAAATAAATTcagcaaaactacaaagttgCGAGAAAGTCTGCAGACTATTTTTTTCATCCAAACCAAAATCCTGCAGCAGCTGatttccttttaaataaagaaataaagaaataggTTGTCATAGTGTTTGGATGGAATGAAAAACCTGCAGACTCTTATGTAACCAGATCTGACTCAGAGGAGGCGCTGCTGTTTATCTGCTCGACAAAAAGCTGTTGATTTCAagcaaacagaaatgtaacGCTGGCTATGCTTACAATGCAACTGACCTGCAAACAACTGCTCTTTAACCCGCTCCCCGAATGCCACGAACTGAAACATCACAGGCAGAATGTCTTTAAGGTGAGCGATTACAACACAAACCACAAAATAAGCTgctgacaaacacaaatacaaccaTTTTAGGGGACATTGTTGTATGAAATCACACGGGAATATTAACTTTCATTAGCCACGCAAACAGCTTCAttggaatattgtctttttttttaggaataCGGGCGAAAAACTGAATATTCTgtacatgtaaacatagtcggtgtgtgtgtgtaacaaaacCAGAATTTGGAGTGAGATTGAAGCCAATAAGTCAAAACAGAGTcaacactagggctgggtatcgcatTTGTTTTTCCTAAATCGATTAGATTCACAAGGTCCCGAATCGATTACATCGACTGTAAATggtacaagcaagaagcaaccttTAGATATATTATTTATTGCACCGAGTTAATGTCTACATTAAGAACTGAGCCCCCAAAACGTTTGTGCTGGGTtacagagatggcaaaagtactcacttcccgtactcaagtagaagtacagatacttgtgttaaaaattactctggtaaaagtagaagtactgatttaacttctttactcaagtaaaagcaacaaagtacaggcttggaaatgtacttaaattataaaagtaaaagtagccttgcgaatgacaaCCAGCAGTTTGTGGTGTTTTCGGTTGGCACAATTTGCAGCACATTCATTGCAGCCAGGATTCATTCTTGATGCCTACTATCTCACacatctctctcagataaggccaagaatgattgggaatgtcttgctgcttgtctgctGAATGTCTGGGATCTCTGTTTTCTTCATGTCGCCGTCTAATACtatgtgctaacgttaccgccATCAAGCCGCAATGATTTGCCGCGAACGAATGCCGCCAAATCTGTCGAGTCGTCTTGTAGTGGTGCATCAAGTGCAAcgtatattcccatccaattagaaAGTAATGAGCCAATTGTGTAAAATGTAGTAGAAAGTAACGGTATTCGTGTtcaaaatgtaaggagtaaaaataaaaagtcagcacaaaaataaatagtaaagtaaaaatcactgaaaaatctacttgagtacagatACTTTGCTACTTCCCATCCGTGGTGAAAATGCATATATTAAAAGCTGGATATCAGACCACTCAATAAAGATTGATTTTACTTTCTATTCTTTGACCCAGCCCTCGGCAGCACTCTGCTTTTTTTCTTGCGGATGCTTTCAACGTCATCCATATTCATAGGTCAGCCCTAATGTTGCTGTTTTAACGCAGCGTCCTcctaaaaaacacagacagcgTTCTCCCCACATAGCCATGTGCTCCCTCTTCAAAACACAACAGCGACTGCGCCATTTTGCTGGCATGCAGAGTGACTGAACGCCTGTGGTAATGTTCAGACAAACGCTGGCCCCTctgcagaggaaacactgagtgCTTCCACTTTATCTCTCTACTAGCAACATCTACAACTGAGCTCTCCCCAGGCATAGGAAACACACATTTCTCCCTACTATCTTTAGCCTCAGCCAATTGTCCCAACGCTGAGGACATGTTGGACAGAATAAGCCTTAATCAGACATGGAAAACACTGCAATTCTGTTGCTAAGAAGCAGGCTGATGTAGATTTCTTTTGTTAGAAACAAgcacagcgagagagagacccaCGTCAGTAGGAATCAGAAGCAGAACAGTAAAACTCGTCTGTTTTTAGATTAGTGTCAATGTTTCTTTTACAAAGGAGCAGACCTAGTTGTCAGCAGCATGTATGGTCCCAGGAATCAGAAAATGGCAGTTTGGTGCAGCCAGAGGACGCTGTTAACGCTTTCCTCCGACGATACAAAGTGAAAAGAGCTGCTGGTGATGCTGCAGATCTGCTCCAGttctttaaaatgtttccaTCAGGGCCGTAGCTGCCATTACAGATACTGACGGGGCGTTTTTTCGAAGGGAAGGATTGGCCCCCTGCTTCCCAGCATTGGATGCTTGAGTGGTTTTGCCGTTAGCAGTTATCAATTTCTCTTACAAGCAAAGAGATGTTCTCATATTATAAAACGCACCGACATGGCGGCTTGTTTGGAAACGTTCGCTTATAGTAAGAAAATAGTCCACCGAAAAGTgtctctgaaaacattttatgcgAGAAACAAGCTGCAGTGGCCGAGTCTGTCTTTGTTTTAGATCGACAACGGTCAGTTCAAAAGATTTTCGTGAGTTTTTGAGAGGCGGCGAGTCGAGCTGGACGCCCCTGATTTGCATCAAGTAACGTTGACTTTATATGCAAATAAGGAGTGGGCAACTAGGTAGTTTGCTAGTTAGCTAATCAAACAGCTTTCTTTCGTTAGCCAACACATTGAGCCTTCAGCCTACAATAGCTAATCCAAGAAGCTATGTTCTGGGTTTACTTTCATTTGGACTTGGATCAAAGTGTTTAAATAGGTTAGCCAACTGACAAACTACCTAACAGCTAGCTTTGTTAGCCAACAAACCAACCGATGAGTAGATCTATATTAGCTTTTATAGCTAACCAGCAGGCTAATTTGTGGGgttttttgtgtgcttttgttTAGACTCAGAGACGAGTGTTAGAATAGGCAGATTATGAAATTGGCTAACTAACAGCTAACGTTGTTTGCCATCTGGTTGCCCTGTAAGATCCCTGTACAGTTAGCGTTAATAGCTAAACCCAAGGCTAATTTCTCTGTTTACTTTCATTTGGACTCAGTGTTTGACTAAGTACTTTGCTAGTTAGCTAGCCAAACAGCTTGCTTCATTAACCAACAACATAACCCATCAGTAGATCCTTCTGTAGGTAGCTACAATAGCTAATCCGAGGGGCTAATTTATGTGATTACTTTCATTTGGATCAAGAGACAAGCATTTAAATAAGTAGTTTGCAGATTAGCTAACCAAACAACTTGTTTAGTCAGCAGACAAATTAAACCATCAGTAGATAGCTGCAAAGGCTAATTCAGGGGGCTAATTGTTTGTGTTTAGTTAGCTAACCAGACAGCTAGCTGAGTTAGTTGTACGGTTGCCCCATAAGTAGATCCTTGCGCATTTGGACACAGTCAGAATGGACACAAATTTGTGAAAATAATGTGTTAAAACACACTAGACTGTTCCTAAATGTCAAACTCGAGAGCCTGCAGACGTATGAAAGAAAATACCAAATAGTTTCTCTGCAAAATAATCCATATTTCCAACTTCTGTAACTTGCTCAGTGTGCACTGCAGCCATGTGTCATCAACCAGGACAAGTGTGAGTTTACGTAGGCCCAACACATCTGGCCCCTAGAATAACGAATATATTCATATCTTTATCGAAACATAGCAATCTATAACCGTCTCCTTTTTCCAGAAGTGCATCTTTATGGCAGGAGAAGATAAGAAGCACATAGTAAGCTCTTTGTTGTCTATTGTAACGGGAGGCACTTCAGTCAATTCTAAAATGAGACGGGGTTCAAGGCACTAGAAACTAATTTTAGATATATCTATGAAATGTGTTAGATATCACGGCTTTCCTTCTTCGAGCTGTTTTCAAAAGCCAAGTGCGAGAAAAGTAAAAATTCCGGTCACAAATCACATACAAATGATCCCATGCGATCCATCATCAAAGACCAAAAagcttgaaataaataaaaaaaaaaaaaaggaggatgtTATTTCTGaagtgtccttttttttttttttttttttttttaaagagctcGTCAGAGATGTCTcttgtgatttttttgttgttttttgctcttttaaGCAGATTTGTCCCATTTTTTTCGGCAGTTAGCTCCGTCATGCACCGTTATCCTGTCGTTACGCTTGACAATAACGAGgagaatcatcatcatcatcatcatcatcatcattatcatcatcatccccCAGCTCCCGAGGTCCCTCCACAACTGCAAGCAATTTAATACTGTAGTCATGCATTGAGTATACATAGCTATAACCATAGCTAATTAGGCCATAATGCTTTAGTATTGTTGACATGCCATGATCTTCGGAAAATAAAGAAGTGTTCCTGTTCCCTTAATGCGTTTAACATTCAACACGTAAAtgctttaaataataataataataataataataataataataaatagccAGTGCACTTTTGGTGAAAAcaaatgagaaagaaaaagtagaaaaatTCCAGGGGTGGGTAGGGTGATAAGAAGATGAAAGTCAAagaaagaaacccaaaatgtaaaaaaaataaaaatgaggtAACGTCTTGTCTTGTGCATGCCGATATACGAGAGAAGAGAGAGTCTCCACATGCTTTTATATAAAGGAGTGTTGCATGGCATCGTACAGGGAACCTCCAGCCGacctgtagcagcagcagcagcggaggCAGTGTGCACAATAATCCTCCACAAGGCCTCGGCAcacttcctgtttgtttttctcataaGGTGCCTGAAAAGCATCCGGTTTTAGTTTTCCCGAAAAAAGTCCCTGGATGTGCCACGGAAAAAACACAACTGTAATCCACTCGCAATGTGTCGTCGATGTCGGACGTGTTCTTCAAATCTCAGTTGTTGATTAGTTGGTGGgtttttttgagtctttttgtaCAAAGCCTGGGAGGTGTCGGGGAGATTTTCTTTGTATAAATTTCTTAAGTGCTTTTTTAAATCTTATCAACTTTGTTTTCTCAATGTAAGTCATTTGATCTTTTGAATTTCTATATTCAACTCTCAAACTTTCGTGTTTGcaactagagctgcaacgataAGTCGACTGTAagcgtaaaaaacgagaaagaAAAGAATCGTAGCCAACTAGTTTGATAATCTATTTATCGTTTAACTCATTTTTCACAAAGTAAAGAAAATGACATTTCAAAGCCTCTCAAATGTGCAGATTTCCTGCTATTTTTCGGtttttatatcatattaaactgaacatctatcagggtttcccccaggaAAGTTTTTTAGCTCCAGGGCCCAGCTGGGGGCCAGTTACAGACTGATGGCATCGTTAATGTACACCCCGATAGTTTCATGGGAAGAATTGCAatattgagaatttaaaaaaagctatgagacagattctttttttaatgaaagaaaagtcaaacttgagtgatgtcagcttgttgaatgtgaattttttttttagtttcttcTCCTTAtccttagttgcagctctactcGCAAACAGTTTGGGACTATTTATTCATATCTTGCACTGCACTCTGTTTTTATTCTCTTGTTCAAATGTTATAATCCATTTGAACTTATCTTCTGTTTTATTTGAATCCTTATATATTAAATCTTGCTCTAAAATGACTTAATTTGCTTCCTTTTGtatacatgaaaataaaagctccagaagaagattttaagaAGTGCTTTCTTCAAAAACCTGCTGcagttatataaaataaatttgcGAGAAGTCAAAGAGAACTTTAAGTTGTACCTAAATGtaaagttttttatttgtatttgcgACAGAAAAAGAACGGTACAAATTGGTGCAACAGAGACTAAAATATCCAGACTTCTGTCTCTAAATTTGGGGAAAAACTCCAATAACACTTGCTGgctcctacatttcccatagtGCAACTCGCTAATAACTAACATAACGTCTTTCGTTGGACCTTTCTTCGCCTGGTAAAAGTTTGGAATGATTaaaaatcaaagcagcagagaTGGTGGCATTTATCCGTCTCTCCCTGCCTGGCAAACACCCACATCTGTCAAACTGGAACAACTTATAAAttaatttatcaaaaatatCCCCCAGACACCTGCTGATCTTTGTGCTATTGCCAAAACAAGTCCGTCATTACGTGAACCACTACCCCTTTTTTATGAATTGATCACGTGTGCCTGGAACTTTTGAATTCTTCACACACGTTTGTTTGTTCGTTTCTTTGAATGagtcaatgcaaaaaaaaaaaaaaaggaagaataaAATGCACCAATGGAAATAAAGCATCGAGATTATTTCTACAATATTTACACCGGTGCGCCGGACGGCCGCCTCACACGTCGGTGAGCAGCTTCCCCTTGTTCACGCAATTCTGGGTGGGCGCCGTGCAGTTGGCAGTCCTGAGGTTGGCTTCCCTAAAGTTATCGATGCTGTTGTTCATGTCCTCGTCTATCTCCATGTACTCCGACTTGCTCACGCCAGACGAGCTGCGGCGACTCGAGTTGGTGTCCGACGCCAAGTTCTGGTTGCTGACGTTGAGCAGCTGCGCCTGCTCCTCTCCCTCGGTCTCCCGGTGGTAGAAGTAGTTGAAGTTGGACACGATGACCGGCACGGGCAGCGCGATGGTCAGCACGCCGGCGATGGCGCACAGCGAGCCCACAATCTTCCCCCCGATGGTCACGGGGTACATGTCCCCGTAGCCCACGGTCGTCATCGACACCACGGCCCACCAGAATGCGTCCGGTATGCTGGTGAAGAACGACTCCTTCTCCTCGGCTTCGGCGAAGTAGACGGCGCTGGAGAACAAAATCACGCcgatgaagaggaagaaaatgAGCAAGCCCAGCTCGCGCATGCTCGCCTTGAGAGTTTGCCCCAAAATCTGGAGCCCCTTCGAGTGCCGGGACAGTTTAAAGATCCTGAACACCCTCACCAGGCGGATTACCCTGAGAATAGCCAGAGACGTGGCCTGTTCGCCTCCTCCTTTCGCCTCCTTGCCGTCCTGATCGTCGGCCAGCTCCGTTCCAAGCGTGATGAAATACGGGATTATGGCCACGATGTCTATGGAGTTCATCATGTTTTTAAAGAAGGCCGCCTTGCTGGGACAGGCGAAAAAGCGCACTATCAACTCAAAGGAGAACCAGATGATGCAGAGCGTCTCCACGACGAAGAAGGGGTCCGTGAGGAAGTTGGCTTTGTAGTACACGGTAACGTTCCCGACCATGCGCATCCGCTGGCTGGGATCCTCCTTCAGCTCGGGTAACGTCTCCAAACAAAATATGACGATGGAAATAAGAATAACCATCACCGAGACGATGGCGATCCCCCGCGCGGGCCCCGAGCTCTCGGGGTGCTCGAAGAGGAGCCAGATCTGCCGCTGGAACTCCTTCTCCGGCAGCGGCCGCTCCTCTTCGCGAATAAATCCTTCGTCCTCTCGAAACTTCTCCATGGCCTCGGCGCCCAGTTCGTAAAACTTAATCTCCTCCGAGAACATATCCAGCGGCACGTTGACGGGCCTCCTCAGCCGCCCGCCTGACTGGTAGTAGTACAGTATGGCGTCGAAGCTCGGCCGGTTCCGGTCGAAGAAGTACTCGTTTCGTAAAGGGTCAAAGTAGCGCATTCGCTTCTTGGGGTTCCCGAGCAGGGTCTCGGGGAACTGCGCGAGCGTCTTGAGCTGCGTCTCGAAGCGCAGCCCGGAGATGTTGATGACCACGCGCTCGCAGCAGTCGTGGTCGTCGTGGTCATCGTCCGGCGGGTACAGGTCCTGCGGGTGTCCCGGCAGGGTGGAGGTCTCGTCCATGTTCTCCGTGGACACCACGGTCATCCTGGCGCACGGCACGGGGGGAAAAGGGGGGTCCAGAAGAGGAAGTGGGCGCCAAAGGGGCGAAAGGTGGGGGGGGGCAGCACAGGACTGAAAGGAGGGGAAGGCGAAGGAGCCTCTACTGAGGCCGCGAGGCGAGCAGAGCCTCCCTCTCCGTCACCATCACcatcttcttctcctccttcttctcctccgaCGGGCTGaacatctttctttctctctgcaaaTGCTTCGTCACCTGCAAAGAGCGTGAAACGAGAAGATGAATTCTCGCCCAGCACATCTCAGACCTGCATTCACAAGCCCCGGTTTCTATATCTCCGAGAGGAAAAACATCATGCAGTGATAGTACAGCCTGTGCTGCAGTTTCTGCTTCttctgcttctctttttttttttttttttttttttaccgcatACATCAGTATTCAAGTTTGCTGCGCTTCCTTTCTGCGCACATCATGCAGGACCCCCGCTCTCTATTCAGTCCCATACCATACATCAACTAGTCAGTCACATTAAGCATTCTACACATTGAAATGaacaaataaatgacattttaaaatggaaaatgtgCTTTTTAAGAGATGGAAATGATGCATAGGACATTTGTAGCCTACCTGTGCTGAGTTGGAGAGCAGCAGATGCACAGCGCACACCTTTTCCCCCACCTTGGCTTTTTAATACTGATCTCCTTTTACAGCTTTCTCTGAAAGATTAATAGACTGTTGTCTTGGCCAACATCCGTATCCTCTTGGTGTAGGTTTTCAGCGTCGATCGGAGCAGCCCGCAGCAGAGAGGGGAGGCTTCAGACGGCGTTGAACCGCGGCTCGGCTGCAACAATCCCGACCCACAGTTTACGAAAATCATGCTGGAAATAAAAAGCCGGACGCACACGGAGACTTTAAGACAGAAAAACACCGATATAAAACGCTGGATCGCAGCGCCCGATCTGATGGGGAGAAATGGACACTGCAGcatcagcaaaaaaaacaaaaaaaaaatcttcttgtTGTTATAGGCTACTAcggtaaatataaaaaataaaaacacggAGGCTTTTGAAAGGAAAATCCGGTTTAGGGTGCCGCTCTATAGGCGCATGAATAAAGCATGTGTGTCCGGTAATTTGGAAGCATATTGCAGGATTTCACGTAGAGGGAAAAAGAAGTGAGTGAAGGAGAAGAGGGTGGGAGGGgttagggagagagagagagagagagagagagagagagagagagagagagagagagagtgaggggaaagaagaaggggagggggggctggGGGTTTCGACGCAATGCAGACAGACTGTAAAACACAGTTGGCTCTACAGTATCTGCAAAAACCTGCTCCACACCTGTAAACACAACAGCAACAGAACAGAATGATCTCAGCATACTGGCATTTTGATCTTTTGTTAtcgtcatttttttaattattatttttggtatatatcttgagtgtgtgtgtgtgtgtgtgtgtgtgtgtgtgtgtgtgtgtgtgtgtgtgtgtgtgtgtgtgtgtgtgtgagtgagtgtgtatgcCCCTGTAACTTGCTGTTGTAACCCAGTTTACGATTAAGAAGTCTAtcttatatattaatataaactgtctatcagtctgtctgtctgtctgtctgtctgtctgtgtactACTATTTACCATATCATTAACACCCAATTAACAGAGTTACATTCATGtcttatatattaatataaaatgtctatctatctatctatctatctatctatctatctatctatctatctatctatctatctatctgtgtgtctgtctgtctgtgtacaaCTATTTACCATATCATTAACACCcaattaacagaaaaaaaacaaaaaaggggctaaaatatgatttgacaatttTATTACTGATCTCTTCTGGACATTtagatgaaa
This window encodes:
- the kcna1b gene encoding potassium voltage-gated channel subfamily A member 1; amino-acid sequence: MTVVSTENMDETSTLPGHPQDLYPPDDDHDDHDCCERVVINISGLRFETQLKTLAQFPETLLGNPKKRMRYFDPLRNEYFFDRNRPSFDAILYYYQSGGRLRRPVNVPLDMFSEEIKFYELGAEAMEKFREDEGFIREEERPLPEKEFQRQIWLLFEHPESSGPARGIAIVSVMVILISIVIFCLETLPELKEDPSQRMRMVGNVTVYYKANFLTDPFFVVETLCIIWFSFELIVRFFACPSKAAFFKNMMNSIDIVAIIPYFITLGTELADDQDGKEAKGGGEQATSLAILRVIRLVRVFRIFKLSRHSKGLQILGQTLKASMRELGLLIFFLFIGVILFSSAVYFAEAEEKESFFTSIPDAFWWAVVSMTTVGYGDMYPVTIGGKIVGSLCAIAGVLTIALPVPVIVSNFNYFYHRETEGEEQAQLLNVSNQNLASDTNSSRRSSSGVSKSEYMEIDEDMNNSIDNFREANLRTANCTAPTQNCVNKGKLLTDV